Proteins encoded by one window of Desulfobulbaceae bacterium:
- the pheA gene encoding prephenate dehydratase: protein MTDDETPGQALLKVRERIDAIDNQFLELLKERLRCAKEIGRLKNQENRAKWDPLRERQIFERLKLMNEGEFPEQPMISIFREIITTCRLSQKTVDVGYLGPEATFSHLAAVKYFGHSAKFLPMQTIEDIFHDVEHGRVRYGIIPVENSIEGSVTSALDSFIKYRVKICGEVNLPIKHNLVNYSGNIEDIKQVVSHSQPLAQCREWLRKNLPGITNQSVFSTGTAAQMAHQDHTLAAVASELAIKTYDLQVVARGIEDYRGNTTRFLLIGDKSPSRSGRDKTSLLLSLVDKPGALYHTLNIMADNGINLTKIESRPVKGEAGKYMFFIDFIGHIEDQIVKRTCATLRETCASFEWLGSYPQMDGSE, encoded by the coding sequence ATGACAGATGATGAAACCCCGGGCCAGGCCCTCCTCAAAGTACGAGAACGGATTGATGCCATTGACAATCAGTTCCTGGAACTTTTAAAAGAACGACTGCGTTGCGCCAAAGAAATAGGCAGACTCAAAAACCAGGAAAACCGCGCCAAATGGGATCCTTTACGGGAAAGGCAGATATTCGAAAGATTAAAACTGATGAACGAAGGAGAGTTCCCAGAGCAACCGATGATCAGCATCTTCCGCGAGATAATCACCACCTGCCGTCTTTCACAAAAGACAGTGGATGTGGGATATCTCGGACCAGAAGCGACATTTTCCCACCTGGCGGCAGTAAAATATTTCGGACATTCCGCAAAATTTCTCCCTATGCAGACCATCGAGGATATCTTCCACGACGTCGAACATGGCCGAGTCCGCTACGGCATCATCCCGGTAGAGAATTCCATCGAGGGTTCGGTGACCTCGGCGCTCGATTCATTCATCAAATACCGAGTCAAGATCTGCGGCGAGGTCAACCTACCGATCAAACATAATCTGGTCAACTACAGTGGCAACATCGAGGATATCAAACAGGTGGTGAGCCATTCCCAACCCCTGGCCCAGTGCCGGGAATGGCTGCGCAAGAATCTGCCGGGCATCACGAACCAATCAGTGTTCAGCACCGGCACCGCCGCCCAGATGGCCCACCAGGACCACACGCTGGCCGCGGTGGCAAGTGAGCTAGCGATCAAGACCTACGACCTGCAGGTAGTGGCACGAGGAATTGAAGATTATCGAGGAAACACCACCCGCTTCCTGTTGATTGGCGACAAGTCGCCAAGCCGCAGCGGCCGGGATAAAACATCCTTACTATTGAGCCTGGTCGACAAACCAGGCGCCCTCTATCACACCCTGAACATCATGGCCGATAACGGCATCAATCTCACCAAGATCGAGTCAAGACCGGTCAAAGGAGAGGCTGGCAAGTATATGTTTTTTATTGATTTTATCGGACACATTGAAGATCAGATCGTGAAAAGGACCTGTGCCACTCTACGAGAGACCTGCGCCAGTTTCGAGTGGCTAGGATCATATCCCCAGATGGATGGAAGCGAGTAA